One genomic window of Pelagicoccus enzymogenes includes the following:
- the lspA gene encoding signal peptidase II has translation MSKFSKYRLLLILAAAVLFLDQATKLWVVYTLPEGSFWEPQRIDVISGFFHIVHVTNTGAAWSMFSGYTWPLTAVGFVVLGFLYFFRKALELDKPKIQLGYGLIIGGIIGNMIDRIRIQKVIDFLDFQFGDYHFPSFNIADSGITVGVILYIWFSFRQEKEN, from the coding sequence GTGTCCAAGTTTTCCAAATACAGGCTGCTGCTCATCTTGGCAGCAGCCGTTTTGTTTCTCGACCAAGCCACGAAGCTTTGGGTCGTATACACCTTGCCCGAAGGCTCCTTCTGGGAGCCTCAACGCATCGACGTCATCAGCGGTTTTTTCCACATCGTGCACGTCACGAACACGGGGGCAGCATGGTCCATGTTCTCTGGATACACATGGCCGCTCACCGCGGTTGGCTTCGTGGTCCTTGGCTTCCTCTATTTTTTCCGCAAGGCGCTCGAGCTCGACAAGCCAAAGATACAGCTCGGCTACGGGCTCATCATCGGCGGGATCATCGGCAACATGATCGACCGTATACGTATCCAAAAAGTGATAGACTTCCTAGACTTCCAATTCGGAGACTACCACTTCCCTAGTTTCAATATTGCCGACTCGGGAATCACCGTCGGCGTGATCCTCTACATCTGGTTTTCCTTCCGCCAAGAGAAAGAAAATTAG
- the aspS gene encoding aspartate--tRNA ligase — MKRTHHCGQLRSSDVGKSVSLIGWVDSIRDHGGILFIDLRDREGLTQVKANPNSDDAEFNAAINKLKPESVVEFRGEVEARAEGTTNAKMPTGEIEVQVKEVVIHNISETPPFPIDDDKGDKVNEDMRLRYRYLDLRRNKMNKVVRMRHATTRAIRDYMDTNGFVDVETPILFKSTPEGAREYLVPSRINPGEFYALPQSPQQFKQMLMVAGVERYYQIARCFRDEDLRADRQMEFTQLDIELSFIDREDMYELMEGLMKQIWKDVLDIDLPTPFPRMSFEDAMNRYGVDKPDTRFGLEIQDFSEIFANSSFKVFQATVAKGGVVKAFKAPTLADVTQGEMKNLEETAKSLGAKGLAFIKVAEGGEWKSPIVKFFSEEEKAALNERLALEEGDIVFFAASDWEQACAILGRTRLECAELLKKRGRLEIPADQFNFLWVIEFPLMSYDEERGGFAATHHPFTAPVPEDVQYLDSDPKRVRGQHYDLVLNGVELGGGSIRIHQTAVQKKVFEDVLKIPQDVVEERFGYMLEAFKYGAPPHGGIAFGLDRLVMILAGLKSIRDVIAFPKTQKGQCLMTDSPTPVTEKQLKDLHIDTTVLADDED, encoded by the coding sequence ATGAAACGAACACATCATTGCGGCCAACTTCGCTCCAGCGACGTTGGAAAATCGGTATCGCTGATCGGTTGGGTGGACTCCATCCGCGATCACGGCGGCATCCTCTTCATCGACCTCAGGGACCGCGAAGGCCTGACTCAAGTGAAGGCGAATCCGAATAGCGACGATGCGGAGTTCAATGCAGCCATCAACAAGCTCAAGCCTGAGTCTGTAGTGGAGTTTCGCGGCGAAGTGGAAGCTCGGGCGGAAGGGACCACCAACGCCAAGATGCCGACTGGCGAGATTGAGGTGCAGGTCAAGGAAGTGGTCATCCACAACATTTCCGAGACGCCTCCTTTCCCGATCGACGACGACAAGGGCGACAAGGTGAACGAGGACATGCGCCTGCGCTACCGTTACCTCGACCTGCGTCGCAACAAGATGAACAAGGTGGTTCGCATGCGTCACGCGACGACCCGGGCCATCCGCGACTACATGGATACGAACGGTTTCGTGGACGTGGAAACGCCGATTCTCTTCAAGAGCACTCCGGAAGGAGCTCGCGAGTACCTGGTTCCTAGCCGTATCAACCCCGGCGAATTTTATGCGCTTCCGCAGTCTCCGCAGCAGTTCAAGCAAATGCTGATGGTCGCGGGTGTGGAGCGTTACTACCAGATCGCTCGTTGTTTCCGTGACGAAGACTTGCGAGCGGATCGCCAGATGGAGTTCACCCAGCTCGATATCGAGCTCTCCTTCATCGACCGCGAGGACATGTACGAGCTGATGGAAGGTTTGATGAAGCAGATCTGGAAGGATGTGCTCGACATCGATCTGCCGACGCCTTTCCCCCGCATGTCTTTCGAGGACGCGATGAACCGCTACGGCGTAGACAAGCCTGACACCCGCTTCGGCTTGGAAATCCAGGACTTCTCGGAAATCTTCGCTAACTCCTCCTTCAAGGTATTCCAGGCCACGGTGGCCAAGGGCGGTGTGGTCAAGGCGTTCAAGGCTCCGACTTTGGCTGACGTGACCCAAGGCGAGATGAAGAATCTCGAAGAAACCGCCAAGTCCCTAGGGGCAAAGGGCCTTGCCTTTATCAAGGTAGCCGAAGGCGGCGAATGGAAGTCGCCAATCGTAAAGTTCTTCTCCGAGGAGGAAAAGGCGGCTCTCAACGAGCGTCTTGCCTTGGAGGAAGGGGATATCGTCTTTTTCGCTGCTTCCGATTGGGAGCAGGCTTGCGCGATTCTCGGCCGTACTCGTTTGGAGTGCGCGGAGCTGCTCAAGAAGCGCGGTCGTCTCGAGATTCCGGCGGACCAGTTCAATTTCCTCTGGGTCATCGAGTTCCCGCTCATGTCCTACGACGAGGAGCGTGGCGGTTTCGCGGCGACTCACCACCCGTTCACGGCTCCGGTTCCGGAGGACGTGCAGTACCTCGACAGCGACCCGAAGCGAGTGCGTGGCCAGCACTACGATCTCGTGCTCAACGGAGTCGAGCTCGGTGGCGGCTCTATCCGTATCCACCAGACGGCAGTGCAGAAGAAGGTCTTCGAAGACGTGCTCAAGATTCCTCAGGATGTGGTCGAGGAGCGCTTCGGCTACATGCTGGAGGCCTTCAAGTACGGCGCTCCTCCGCATGGCGGCATCGCTTTCGGTCTCGACCGTTTGGTGATGATTTTGGCTGGCCTGAAGAGCATCCGTGACGTGATCGCCTTTCCTAAGACCCAGAAGGGGCAATGCCTCATGACGGACAGCCCGACGCCGGTCACTGAAAAGCAGCTCAAGGACCTGCACATCGACACCACGGTTTTGGCTGACGACGAGGACTAG
- the ileS gene encoding isoleucine--tRNA ligase, translated as MSDNFKDTLNLPKTAFPMRANLGKREPARVEHWDKIGLYQKLQDKNADKPAFLLHDGPPFTNGELHLGHALNKTLKEIVLRYKAAQGFRTPYIPGWDCHGLPIEHKVTKELQAEGKDLPTAELRDKCDAFSEHWIDVQRSQFKRLGVLGDWENEYKTKNPAYEAEILRTLASFVEQDLVYRSKKPVYWSIPCATALAEAEIEYKDHSSPSIWVAFDIAEKAKFGIEKPLSIVIWTTTPWTIPANLAVAVHPRLTYAFVDTGEKVHIVAKDLAEQFAKDLELDDWKIVHELRGEELENVQPHHPFIDRPSPIVLAEYVTTESGTGCVHTAPGHGQEDYMTGLKYGLDIYCPVNDEGKYADDGQIPDFLVGESVLEEKGWVPANGKVLKALDEAGALLKKKKINHSYPHCWRSKTPVIFRAVDQWFVAIDKNDTRKKAVAAIEKVKWIPDWGQKRITANVEARPDWCISRQRSWGVPIPAFYDEDGEAYLDAAVIKAIADKVATAGTNLWYTSSVEELLDGIALPESWNGKKLKAGTDTLDVWIDSGSSHFSVLQGENGLGWPCDLYLEGSDQHRGWFQSSLWTGVIRSGGAPYKSILTHGFLVNQDGSKLSKSDGAMTLMHYMDKFGSDVVRLWVASTDFRADIGISEQILAGVGDAYRLFRNTFRFQLSNLYDFDYEKDALKIDELHELDRWAVHKVGELAEAVEKAYDNYEFHKVYQLCNQFASVTLSSLYHDILKDRLYTLAADAPLRRSSQTAIYHIFKTLVRLMGPVIPFTTDEAWSYFTAGEDFTEDALVLQDWPSDAKEWQDVNLADDFVELFAFRDQVNEKLEALRSAGEIGRSLDAFVTISGDPKAENYLRLDRYQHILEELLIVSQVELAAVDGSELTASAEKASGGRCPRCWRWEPQLNNGTDNERTCSRCDQALKKA; from the coding sequence ATGTCAGATAACTTCAAAGATACCCTGAATCTTCCCAAAACCGCCTTCCCCATGAGGGCAAATCTTGGCAAGCGCGAGCCAGCCAGAGTCGAACACTGGGACAAGATTGGGTTGTATCAGAAACTGCAGGACAAAAACGCGGACAAGCCCGCCTTCCTCCTCCACGATGGACCTCCGTTCACCAACGGCGAACTCCACCTCGGACACGCCCTGAACAAGACCCTCAAGGAAATCGTCCTGCGCTACAAAGCCGCCCAGGGCTTCCGCACGCCTTACATCCCTGGTTGGGACTGCCACGGCTTGCCCATCGAGCACAAGGTCACCAAGGAACTACAGGCCGAAGGCAAGGACCTGCCTACCGCGGAGCTCCGCGACAAGTGCGACGCCTTTTCCGAGCACTGGATCGACGTGCAACGCTCCCAGTTCAAGCGACTCGGAGTGCTCGGCGACTGGGAAAACGAATACAAAACCAAGAACCCAGCCTACGAAGCGGAAATCCTCCGCACCCTCGCCTCCTTCGTCGAGCAAGACCTCGTCTACCGCTCCAAAAAACCGGTCTACTGGTCCATCCCCTGCGCCACCGCCCTCGCGGAAGCGGAAATCGAGTACAAGGACCACTCCAGCCCCTCCATCTGGGTCGCCTTCGATATTGCCGAAAAAGCTAAGTTCGGCATCGAAAAACCGCTTTCCATCGTCATCTGGACGACCACACCTTGGACCATCCCGGCCAATCTCGCCGTCGCCGTCCACCCTCGCCTCACCTACGCTTTCGTAGACACCGGCGAAAAGGTACACATCGTCGCCAAGGACCTCGCCGAGCAATTCGCCAAGGACCTTGAACTCGATGATTGGAAGATCGTGCACGAATTGCGCGGCGAAGAGCTGGAGAACGTCCAGCCCCACCACCCTTTCATCGATCGCCCGAGTCCCATCGTGCTGGCTGAATACGTCACCACCGAGTCGGGTACCGGCTGCGTTCACACCGCGCCCGGCCACGGTCAGGAGGACTACATGACCGGCCTCAAGTACGGTCTCGACATCTACTGCCCCGTCAACGACGAGGGCAAGTACGCCGACGACGGCCAAATCCCCGACTTCCTCGTCGGCGAATCTGTCCTCGAAGAAAAAGGCTGGGTCCCCGCCAACGGCAAGGTCCTCAAAGCCCTGGACGAAGCAGGAGCCCTTCTCAAAAAGAAGAAGATCAACCACAGCTACCCACACTGCTGGCGCTCCAAAACGCCCGTCATCTTCCGCGCCGTTGACCAATGGTTCGTCGCCATCGACAAGAACGACACCCGCAAAAAGGCAGTCGCCGCCATCGAGAAGGTCAAATGGATCCCGGACTGGGGCCAAAAGCGCATCACCGCCAACGTGGAAGCTCGCCCCGACTGGTGCATCAGCCGCCAACGCTCATGGGGCGTTCCCATTCCCGCATTTTACGACGAGGACGGCGAAGCCTACCTCGACGCAGCCGTCATCAAAGCCATCGCCGACAAGGTCGCCACTGCCGGAACCAACCTCTGGTACACTTCGTCCGTCGAAGAACTTCTGGACGGTATCGCTCTCCCTGAATCTTGGAACGGCAAGAAGCTCAAGGCCGGCACCGACACGCTCGACGTTTGGATCGACTCCGGCTCCAGCCATTTCTCCGTCCTACAAGGCGAGAACGGCCTCGGTTGGCCCTGCGATCTCTATCTAGAGGGAAGCGACCAGCATCGCGGCTGGTTCCAATCTTCCCTTTGGACCGGCGTCATCCGCTCCGGTGGAGCTCCCTACAAGAGCATCCTCACACACGGCTTCCTCGTAAACCAGGACGGATCCAAGCTCTCCAAGAGCGACGGAGCCATGACCCTGATGCACTACATGGACAAGTTCGGCTCCGACGTGGTACGCCTCTGGGTCGCTTCCACCGACTTCCGAGCCGACATCGGCATATCCGAGCAAATCCTCGCCGGCGTGGGCGACGCCTACCGCTTGTTCCGCAACACTTTCCGCTTCCAGCTCTCGAATCTCTACGACTTCGACTACGAGAAGGACGCCCTCAAAATAGACGAACTTCACGAGCTTGACCGTTGGGCTGTGCACAAGGTCGGCGAACTCGCCGAAGCCGTCGAAAAGGCCTACGACAACTACGAGTTCCACAAGGTCTACCAGCTCTGCAACCAGTTCGCGTCCGTTACCCTCTCCTCCCTGTACCACGACATCCTGAAGGATCGCCTTTACACGCTGGCCGCCGACGCTCCCCTGCGCCGCTCCTCGCAGACTGCGATCTACCACATCTTCAAGACCCTCGTCCGCTTGATGGGACCGGTAATCCCGTTCACAACCGACGAGGCATGGTCTTACTTCACCGCCGGCGAGGACTTCACCGAAGACGCCCTCGTCCTGCAAGACTGGCCATCGGATGCCAAGGAATGGCAAGACGTTAACCTGGCAGACGACTTCGTCGAGCTCTTCGCCTTCCGCGACCAGGTGAACGAAAAACTCGAAGCACTTCGCTCCGCAGGTGAAATCGGACGGTCCCTTGACGCGTTCGTGACCATCTCCGGCGATCCCAAAGCGGAAAACTACCTCCGCCTCGATCGCTACCAACACATTCTCGAGGAACTCCTCATCGTCTCTCAAGTCGAACTCGCGGCCGTCGATGGCTCCGAGCTAACGGCTTCTGCAGAAAAAGCTAGCGGCGGCCGCTGCCCTCGCTGCTGGAGATGGGAACCGCAACTTAACAACGGAACCGACAACGAGCGCACATGCTCACGCTGCGACCAAGCCTTAAAGAAAGCCTGA
- a CDS encoding TraR/DksA family transcriptional regulator translates to MPEKKTSAKKAAKKVANKAAKKKSAAASGGFSLDDALAVASTRGEEESQSKADIAAKEKARKALEEAEAKKQKQSFGAASLADILGYNPAAPAQETKKRDASKVPADLKVFYDLLIELRDHVKHGLNAHAEETLKRSSKDDAGDLSGYSQHMADAGTDTFDRDFALSMVSSEQDALHEIEAAIDRIFAGTYGICEMTGKRIRDERLMAVPFTRYSMKTQEQIEKNTFRTRAQAGGVFADASSEDSLNYGSDDDDN, encoded by the coding sequence ATGCCCGAAAAGAAGACCTCCGCCAAAAAAGCCGCCAAGAAAGTAGCCAACAAAGCAGCTAAGAAAAAGTCAGCTGCAGCGTCAGGCGGCTTTTCGCTCGACGATGCGCTCGCAGTAGCCAGCACTCGCGGCGAAGAAGAATCCCAAAGCAAGGCGGACATCGCGGCTAAGGAAAAGGCTCGCAAGGCCCTCGAGGAAGCAGAAGCCAAGAAGCAAAAGCAAAGCTTCGGCGCCGCCTCCCTCGCCGACATTCTCGGCTACAACCCCGCAGCCCCCGCCCAGGAAACAAAGAAGCGCGACGCCAGCAAGGTGCCCGCCGACCTGAAAGTTTTCTACGATCTGCTGATCGAGCTGCGCGACCACGTGAAGCACGGGCTCAACGCCCACGCTGAAGAAACGCTCAAGCGCTCCAGCAAGGACGACGCAGGCGACCTCTCCGGCTACAGCCAACACATGGCCGACGCCGGCACCGATACCTTCGACCGCGACTTCGCCCTCAGCATGGTGTCTTCCGAGCAAGATGCCTTGCACGAAATCGAAGCCGCTATCGACCGCATCTTCGCCGGCACCTACGGGATCTGCGAAATGACCGGAAAGCGCATCCGCGACGAGCGACTCATGGCCGTTCCCTTCACGCGCTACTCGATGAAGACCCAAGAGCAGATCGAGAAGAACACCTTCCGCACCCGAGCCCAAGCGGGCGGCGTCTTCGCTGACGCATCCTCGGAAGATTCGCTCAACTACGGCTCCGACGACGACGACAACTAG
- a CDS encoding YicC/YloC family endoribonuclease, with the protein MRSMTGFGRCEVAADGVVVSLRVSSVNRKNLEVVCSLPKELQQLDRQVQERVREVAARGRFQFSLDVSQDGAASGGLPSDEQIDAAIERLQAIAGRHGADFKVDADLLVQVSRLLEKEDAGLPEKTAEKLLFQAVDTALKELVEMREKEGAALKADLESRRQNMVTLVAQIKEQAPGMVAKYRENLLARLEQGGLELDVNDDRVLREIALFADRCDISEEITRLDSHFEQFAELIAKEEPVGRPLEFLLQEVGREINTSGSKASSIEVSRLVLEMKNELERIREQVANVE; encoded by the coding sequence ATGAGGAGCATGACTGGATTTGGCCGCTGCGAGGTGGCGGCGGATGGGGTTGTGGTATCGCTGCGCGTGAGTTCGGTGAACCGCAAGAACCTGGAAGTGGTGTGCTCTTTGCCCAAGGAGTTGCAGCAGCTAGACCGCCAGGTGCAGGAGCGGGTACGAGAAGTCGCAGCTCGAGGACGTTTCCAGTTTTCTCTCGATGTCAGCCAGGACGGCGCCGCCAGCGGAGGCCTTCCGAGCGACGAGCAAATTGACGCAGCCATCGAACGTCTGCAGGCGATTGCGGGCCGTCACGGGGCTGATTTCAAGGTGGATGCGGACTTGCTGGTGCAGGTTTCGCGTCTGCTGGAAAAAGAGGATGCAGGCCTACCGGAAAAGACTGCGGAAAAGCTTTTGTTTCAAGCGGTGGATACGGCCCTCAAGGAACTCGTCGAGATGAGGGAAAAGGAAGGGGCAGCCTTGAAGGCCGATCTCGAGTCTCGTCGCCAAAATATGGTGACGCTCGTTGCGCAGATCAAGGAGCAGGCGCCCGGCATGGTCGCCAAGTATCGCGAAAACCTTTTGGCTCGGCTCGAGCAAGGCGGCCTAGAGTTGGACGTGAACGACGACCGCGTTTTGCGCGAAATCGCTCTCTTCGCGGACCGCTGCGACATTTCGGAGGAGATCACTCGCTTGGACAGCCATTTTGAGCAGTTCGCGGAACTGATCGCAAAGGAAGAGCCGGTGGGGCGTCCCTTGGAGTTCCTGCTGCAGGAAGTTGGGCGCGAGATCAATACCAGCGGAAGCAAGGCGAGCTCCATCGAAGTATCGCGCTTGGTCCTCGAGATGAAGAACGAGCTGGAACGGATTCGCGAGCAAGTCGCGAACGTGGAATAG